In Hasllibacter sp. MH4015, the following proteins share a genomic window:
- a CDS encoding CsbD family protein, whose amino-acid sequence MNWDQIEGQWQQMKGKAQEQWGELTNDDLDVAAGKRDQLAGKVQERYGKTKEEAEEEVDRWQRSL is encoded by the coding sequence ATGAACTGGGATCAGATCGAAGGCCAATGGCAGCAGATGAAAGGCAAAGCCCAGGAACAATGGGGCGAGCTCACGAATGATGACCTCGACGTCGCTGCCGGCAAACGTGACCAACTCGCTGGCAAGGTTCAGGAGCGCTACGGCAAGACCAAGGAAGAGGCCGAAGAAGAGGTTGATCGCTGGCAGCGGTCGCTCTGA
- a CDS encoding YihY/virulence factor BrkB family protein, which translates to MTLFLIIGILAGLAAALAVPALLGAINLPAWIELILQIGRWLLLALLTILGLAVLYRFGPSRDKPEWQWLTPGAILACVVWLVASITFSVYVSNFGSYNETFGSLAGVIVLLMWLWLSAFIILMGAELNAEMEAQTRRDTTTGPDEPMGARGAQKADKLGEQA; encoded by the coding sequence CTGACTTTATTCCTGATCATCGGCATATTGGCAGGGTTGGCGGCTGCTCTGGCAGTGCCCGCTCTACTTGGAGCAATCAACCTTCCGGCATGGATCGAACTTATCCTTCAGATCGGGCGATGGCTCCTTTTGGCGCTTCTGACGATCCTGGGCCTCGCCGTCCTTTATCGGTTCGGTCCGTCGCGGGACAAGCCCGAATGGCAGTGGCTGACGCCGGGCGCGATCCTCGCCTGCGTCGTATGGCTGGTCGCCTCGATCACGTTCTCCGTCTATGTCAGCAATTTCGGTAGCTACAACGAGACCTTCGGCAGTCTGGCCGGTGTGATTGTCCTCCTCATGTGGCTGTGGTTGTCTGCGTTCATCATTCTAATGGGGGCGGAGCTTAATGCCGAGATGGAAGCGCAAACCCGGCGCGATACGACCACCGGTCCTGATGAGCCTATGGGCGCGCGGGGAGCGCAGAAGGCGGATAAACTCGGGGAGCAGGCCTGA
- a CDS encoding DUF3253 domain-containing protein — MNKKLTTPTNHQIDETMMRLAFQRGPEKTICPSEVAREIASGDPEAWRPLMGPIRDCAIDAAKTGRIAIKQGGQPVDPDDFSGIYRIAIQPD; from the coding sequence ATGAATAAGAAGCTCACTACCCCCACAAACCATCAAATTGATGAGACGATGATGCGTCTCGCCTTCCAGAGAGGGCCGGAGAAAACCATCTGTCCTTCGGAAGTCGCCCGCGAGATTGCCAGTGGTGATCCCGAAGCGTGGCGACCGTTGATGGGTCCTATTCGCGATTGTGCAATCGACGCTGCGAAAACCGGTCGAATCGCGATCAAACAGGGCGGTCAGCCCGTCGATCCGGATGACTTCTCCGGCATCTATCGTATTGCGATCCAGCCGGACTAG
- a CDS encoding LysE family translocator, with amino-acid sequence MAHSIEVYPRFTSETCDNDIGQLLIFLPAALLLGASPGANNLLAFVSATKAGWRRTAKSIVGRLAAWAVLVVLVSLGLDVLLRTSEVAFVILKWIGVAYLLFLAVQFWRADVSAELEAPDVSTLMRREFLTLMGNPKAYLLLTAFLPQFVSDTAPMMPQLFALGALYLVAEGVAALLWVSAGALVGVHALTPLRRRIINRASSGLMGVAAVFLARSERTA; translated from the coding sequence ATCGCGCATAGCATCGAGGTTTATCCACGATTCACATCGGAGACCTGCGACAACGACATTGGACAGCTTCTGATCTTCCTTCCGGCGGCGCTTCTGCTCGGTGCATCGCCTGGGGCGAACAACCTTCTTGCATTCGTGTCCGCGACCAAAGCCGGATGGCGGCGCACCGCAAAAAGCATCGTCGGCCGTCTCGCCGCCTGGGCTGTGCTTGTCGTCCTGGTCTCGCTCGGTCTGGATGTGCTCCTGCGGACATCGGAGGTCGCCTTCGTCATTCTTAAATGGATCGGGGTCGCCTACCTGCTCTTTCTGGCCGTTCAGTTCTGGCGAGCGGATGTTTCGGCCGAGCTGGAGGCACCGGACGTATCCACCCTCATGCGCCGCGAATTCCTGACCTTGATGGGCAATCCAAAAGCCTATCTTCTCCTGACAGCCTTTCTGCCCCAGTTCGTGTCCGATACTGCGCCGATGATGCCGCAGCTTTTTGCCCTTGGCGCGCTCTACCTGGTGGCCGAAGGGGTGGCCGCTTTGCTCTGGGTGTCGGCAGGTGCGCTTGTCGGCGTTCACGCTCTTACGCCTTTGAGACGACGGATCATCAACCGTGCATCTTCAGGTCTGATGGGGGTCGCGGCGGTCTTCTTGGCCCGCAGCGAACGAACAGCATAG